CTGAAAGAAATGAACACCAGCTGTCCGCAACACAacattctttttccattttcctcacGCTTGTACTTCCACCTGATGGGAAGTCCTTTCAGTGTGAATCCATGCTCCTGTCCAGAAACTACCTGATCATCCTGCAGCACATTTCCTTTTCCACCGGCTGCCACACACAGCCCCACCCCCAACACTTCTGTCTGTAGATCACGCTGACGCTTTTTCATCTCTGACTGGCACGCTTAGCACCCTCTGACTTCTTATCTCCAAGACTGGATTCTCCATGACTTGaccacctccccccctccagACTGCACGCAAGAGGCTGTAGCTGACATCGTCTTCATGGTTGACGGGTCGTGGAGCATCGGCACAGCAAACTTTGGGCAGATCCGTCAGTTTCTGTACACGCTGGTCAACAGCTTCGATGTCGGGCCTGACCAAGTACGCATCAGTCTGGTCCAGTACAGCACCACACCGCGCACCGAGTTCCTGCTCAACACCTATCAGAACAAGGAGAACATTCTCGAGTACATCAGCAATTTACCGTACATGGGGGGCGGCACCCAGACGGGGCAGGGTTTGGACTTCATGATGAAAGAGCACTTTGTGGAGGCAGCTGGGAGCCGGGCTGGCCAGAAGGTCCCGCAGATCGCAGTGGTAATCACTGATGGCAAATCGCAAGACAACGTGGAGCACCACGCCCAGGATCTGAAGAGAAAGGGAATTATTTTGTATGCAATCGGTATCAAAGACGCAGACGAAGACCAGCTGAAAGAGATAGCGAATGAGCCACACAGCCAACATGTCTACAGCGTGTCTGATTTCGCTGCTCTGCAGGGAATCTCGCAGAGCATCGTCCAGACGCTGTGCACGTCCGTAGAAGAAGCCAAACGACAACTCCTGCAGTTGTCTCAAGGTAAAACGTGTCACACCACACAGCTGGTGGGGATTACCTGATCCGACtgaagtattattatttttaagcaACAGTCAGAGCCAAGTATTACTTACTGGTCGAAATGAAATGTCACGCTCACGCTAAGGTGATTTTATTAGCTTTTTTCAATCACATCATGTAGTCCTTGAGTCTGGACCTATACTTTAAATAAAAGTTAACCGtttttccaaggtcaagacTTAACTTCATAACTCcatatttcattattgttgCACCAAATGCTGCCGTATTTAAAGCCTTCTTTGTTACGTTTTCATCGTCACGGTCAACAAGGTGTAAACTCCTCTAGTTTCAGACTTTTTCTCTATTGTCTAATTGTAATATTTTAAGGTTTTGTCCATTTTGTCTATATTAGCCCACATGCAACTGGCTCATATGCATTTGCAGCTGCCTCTGCTCTGTGAAGGCAGGTTGTGGATTTGATGCCTCACGCACAGGTGCATTAACAATGGCTTCCAGGTTGAAGGGATATTTTTCAGAGCCCTACGACTGTTTTATGTAACCTAGACTTACATGGTATCTTCTTATGGCTACACTCATACAGACATGTTCCACATCTTGTTGCTCCAAATGCtgactttcttcttccttctgtcCAGAATGTGCCAAAGCCAGTGTGGCCGACATCGTCTTCCTCGTCGACGGCTCCTCCAGCATCGGCATCCCTAACTTTCAGGCAGCTCAGCAGTTTCTCAGCAGTGTCGTCACAGGCCTCGACATTGGCCCTGACAAAGTTCGCGTTGGCTTGGCGCAGTACAGTGATGACCCTTACCAGGAGTTCCTGCTGAAGGATCACATGGACAAGCAATCCCTGCTGACTGAAATAGCCACATTCCCCTACCGCACAGGGGGCACGCAAACGGGCAAGGCCATCGACTTCCTGATTAAGAGGTACTTCACAGCGGAGGCTGGGAGCCGTGCCAGCCAACGAGTGCCTCAGATCGCTGTGATCATCACGGATGGCGACTCCATAGATGATGTGATAGAGCCGGCCAAGCGCCTGCGGCAGCACGGAGTCATTGTATTTGCCATCGGGGTGGGACAGGCCGACGTTAAGCAGCTTCAGTCCATCGCCAGCAAGCCTCCAGAGCGTTTCCTACTTACCATCAATAGCTACCAGGCTCTGGTGGCCCTGAAAGACGTTCTACtgaaaactgtttgtgtgtccatggAGGATCAGAGACAAGGTAAGGCAAAGGATTATAGGAAACATCTTTCTCCTAAAAAGTGACATTAAGAATAACTTAAACTTATGCTGAACTCTGGTGCAGTGGACATACTGCATCAACACACGTCTCAGCCAGGACACTGGGTAGGGTTGTCCTAAATCAAACAGCAGTTGTACAGTCACCTGAAATGACAATCCCAACATGGACCGCAATTGTCACCCTCAGAAGAAATCTTACGACTGCTCTGCTCACGACCTAAGACTTAATGTCAAAAAGCAGCTGAGGCCTGGGTCTGACTCCAAAACACTGGATTTGCCAAAAGGCACAAAAGACATTATACAGCTGTTTTCTCAGCTGTAGTGTAAAATCAGTGGATAGCCTTCATAAACTGTTCAACACTTCCAAGGAATTGGCTTAAGATAACCAAGACTCTGACTATCTCAGAATCTCATCTACTGAATTACACAGCATAAATGTTCCTTTTCCTCGAAGACATGTCTTTTTCCATGCAACGTTTCAGATGCTTTGAGCATGCAGACATGGGGGCTCTGTAGTTAATAATGTAAGATAGTTCCAGTGACATTCGAAGTTAGCCAACAACAATGCAGTGTTGGCCAAAATACGCATCATTAAGAGATAGAGGTCGTTTGGAAAATGGAGACAAAGAGCATTGAACTTACTATTCATTTAAGTTCAGCGTGGGAATTGAAGTTTTTAAACTGATTCTTTGGTCGGGCAGAGATCTGCTCCCCATGCTACATTTTAATCAGGATGAGGATTACTGTCTGCTTCTAAGCAAATGCTGGTTTGTTCCTAAAAGTCAGTCAACTATCGTTTGGCATCCTTTGTTATACAGAAAATGTAGTAGATTCCTTTGAGATTCGACAGcctttgtttctatttttcttacTAGTAACTGCAGAAGTCAATTCCTGCCATGATACcgaaaaagaataaagaatgaatGGTTATGAAATGTTCTTGTGAATGTCTCCTATGGATATAtctgtattttgtattcttaGGCATAAAGGATGAGTCTATGGCATGATGAGTAGGATTTTGACTCATTGTATTGTAATTAGGAAACACTTTGGATGTATCTTCTCtaattgcttatttttttctggcaggTTGGTTTGTCATTACTTACCTGTTACTTACCAATTACTGTTGGTTTGTTTCCTTTCAGCATTGGCAGAAAAGTTTTCAGACATCTTCTTCCTGTTGGACAGTGGTGTGAGTGCCGGAGAGTTCCAGCAGGTCAGGAGCATCCTCGTCCGACTGGTTAATCAACTTAACGTGGGAGGAGCTTCCAACCGTCTTGGCTTTGCTCAGTATGGTCAAGATGTCAAGGTAGAATTTTTTCTCAACACTTTCCGAACCAAAGAGGAGACCCTGACCGCTGTTAAGCGTCTCCGCCAGCGCAAACTGCAAGCCAACGAGCAGCGTTACCTGGGCAGTGCACTTAAGAACGCCAGCACTCAATTTTTCACCAGTGAGGCCGGAAGTCGGGCAGACCAAGGATACCGGCAGTACCTTGTTGTTGTCAGTGGAAAAGATTCAGATGATCCTGTGCATAAGTCAGCTCGTCGGATCAAATTGCAAGGAGTAACCGTGGCCGGGATGAGCGTTGGTGCATCGATGATTGAAATGCGCGTCATATCCACAGCACCATATGCATACGACTCAATCAGCAACGCTGTACCTGTACTGAAGGCTGTTTTCGAAAAACAGGATCAGGAAGCCACTCTTACTGGAGGTGAAAAGCTTTTTAATTATACTTTTATTATCAAATCAACCACTACAACCATTTACTCTGTCACTCACTTTCAAAGTTTCAGATGTGTGAGATTTTTCAAACTTACAAATAGTTAAGCCAGTTTGATTACATCTTAGTTTCGGCTGTAGCTTCATCACCCTCCACATAATGAATCACAAACTGAGGTCGAACGTGCATCTGAGTTCTAAGGGGATCATATGCCTGTGTTTCTAGAAAAGCTAAAATGGTAACAAGCAATTATCATTAATGAAACGCTTGTTTTTTCATTGGGCTGATTTTGTGTCGTCTAATCAGACGTTAATGAAATCTTGAAGCAGGTCCCGTGGACTGTAAACTGGAAAGAACCGACATAAAAAATGTCTCATACCTCGAATACCGTCCTCAAAAAGCTGCCAGGCAACAGTAGCTGTTACTGTATGTCGTTCATGAAAAGAGCTCACCAAAGAGACTTTTGCAGATTGTTAAAGGATTTAATTTTACTGATTTACTTGAATGTATGTGAATGGTTGTGATGAATGAATTGATAAAGACTTAATAGTTGTACACTTTGTTCACAGATTGCAAAGCAGCCAAACTGGCAGACATTGTGTTCATCGTTGACGAATCTGGAAGCATTGGACCTGCGAATTTCCAGCTGGTTCGCACTTTCCTGAACTCGATTGTGGGCGGCTTTGAAGTCAGTCCAACTAAAGTCAGAGTTGGCATTGTGTTGTACAACGACGAGGCCACAGCACAGGTCTACCTCGACACCTTCGATAACAAGAAAGAACTGCTGAATTTCATAAAAATTCTGCCTTACCGTGGAGGTGGTACGAAGACTGGAGCTGCCCTCAATTTCACCCGcgaaaatgttttcatcaagaaaagaggaagcagaaaagatAAGGGTGTTCAGCAGGTGGCAGTCGTGATCACTGATGGTGACTCCCAGGACAATGTGAGCCAAGCAGCAGCTGAACTGCGAAGGGCCGGAGTCACCGTCTACTCTGTTGGAGTCAAAGATGCCAAAAAGGCCGAGCTGGCGGAGATGGCATCTCATCCCCCAAATAAACATGTGTTTACTGTGGGCAGTTTTGTCGAGCTGAAATCTCTGGAGCAGAGCCTACAGAAAATAATTTGCCTTAACGTCTTGCACCAAACCTTCACAGTCGGGACGAGAAGAACTGGTATCAAAGAAGGTCTGAaccagtgttgtttttaatagttgCTTTGTTTACTTGAATATTAACACATTGTcgacacaaatacaaataagtTTAAAGAATTTGTTAAATCATAGAACATTTAGTGAATCATTGTAAAGAGAGCATGCAGCTGAAGCATTTGGAAAATAACTCacagtatgtttgtttttcctttccaggGTGTTCACAAACAGATGAAGCAGATATCTTCTTCCTGATTGACCACTCAGGAAGTATTTACCCCTCAGACTTCTATGACATGAAGAAGTTCATGATTGAGTTTCTTCACACCTTCCGTATTGGGCCCGACCATGTCCGTGTAGGAGTGGCAAAATACGCAGATTCGCCAAACTTAGAATTTGATCTGACAGCCTACTCAGATTCCACGACATTGGAGAAAGCCGTGGAGGGAATCAAACAAAAAGGAGGTGGGACAGAGACGGGCAGAGCGCTGGAATTCATGGGCCCACATTTTGACAGAGCGATGGCCACCCGAGGGCACAAAGTCCCCGAGTTCCTGGTAGTCATCACTGATGGAAAATCCTCTGATGAGGTCAAGGTCCCTGCAGAGAAACTGAGGGCTCAGGGCGTCACTGTGTACGCCATTGGGGTGAAAAGCGCAGATGCAGAAGAGCTGCGCGAGATCGCCGGTGACCCTAAGAGGACTTTCTTTGTCAATAATTTTGATGCCTTGAAGCCCATtaaggatgacatcatcacagacatctgtTCCCAAGATGGTGAGCGACTGTGGACTAGATTAGAGTTTAAAAAACTAGAGgcaccacacacaccagcaaCATCTGCACACCTGCATCTACTTGTCTTTACTGGACAGCTGATAGTAGAGAAATGACAGGAATTTAAGTAAGCAAGATGAGAAATGAGAGGTAACAAAGTTCCCTTGCGGGATTTGAACCCGGACGTTTTAGTTCATTGTCGCCGCCTTAACTCATAGGTCCCTTCGACGACACCACATCCATAGTTTTCTATAGAAGACCACGTACTGGTGGCATCTAAACACTGGAGCGATTTAATCTCATTTGTTCTCAAGATTGGCTCACATCAGCTGCCACAGTCTGACTTCTTCCTCTATCTCTGTGCTCACTGAATGAGTCTTACTTTAGCAGAAAACCAAATGATGCAGCGCACCATgatgtgtctggtgtgtgttgcACTTTACTTACCGCTGAAATGATTGTGCTTCCATTGAACCCTTGAAATAGCACCAAGGCAATGAATGtaggaaaaataagaaaacatcaTTAACATGTTTGTGCTACTGTGTCCACAGCTTGCAAAGACAGACCAGGCGACCTCGtctttttgattgacagctcaggGAGCATCTATCCCCAAgactatgagaaaatgaaagactTCATGAAAACTGTCATTGGCAAGTCGGTCATCGGCCAGAATGAGGTGCATGTTGGTGTCATGCAGTTCAGCACCATCCAAAAAATAGTGTTCCCACTCAACAGCTTCTACACCAAAGAAGAAATATCCAAAGCCATTGACAACATGCAGCAGATTGGTGGAGGCACACACACGGGTGAAGCCATCACAGATGTGTCACAGTATTTTGAACCAAGCAGAGGAGGGCGTCCTAACCTGAAGCAGAGGCTGATAGTCATTACAGATGGTGAGGCCCAAGACGAGGTCAAAGAGCCGGCTGCGGCTCTCAGAGACAAGGGAGTCATCATCTATGCCATTGGAGTTGAGGCTGCCAACACCACCCAGCTGCTGGAGATCAGTGGGTCACCAGACAAGATGTACGCCGAGAGGGACTTTGACGCTTTGAAGGACCTGGAGAACCAGTTGGCTTTTGAGCTCTGTGAaccagagagaggtgagagttACTTTCATGGGAACCCTAACTAGCGCAGACTTTGATGTTTCTTACAGTGTTGCTGGACAATAAAATTCAActaaaactgttttcaaagAAACATGGTCCTGAATAAGTGCGACGTTTTGTAACACAGGTCTGAGAGTTCACTACTGTCAAAAGGCCAACTGAATCTTGGATGTTTCGATTAGCAGTTTGCTAGCTAACAAGAAGCATCAACAGGATAACTTTTGTAACTGGTTTTGTAGTGGTTCGTTTTTGGAAGGCGGGTATGATGGCAAACAAGCATTTGTATTGTTCTATGAAttactgatttattttaatgtaattgtctttgttttttcatcgtCTTTCCTCTGACCCCATTTACTCTCTTTATTTCCATCCAGACTGCAAGAAGACGGAAAGAGCTGATATTATTTTCCTGGTGGACTGCTCCACAAGCATAACTGATGACAAGTTCAAAAGCATGAAGAAGTTTATGGAGTCAATAGTGAATGAAACCACAGTTGGAAAAGACCTGACTCGCTTTGGGGTCATTCGCTTCTCCACCGTCCCCAAATCGGTATTTACTCTGAACCAGTATGGCTCCAGGCGAGAGGTTAGTCAAGCAATAGCAGCACTGAATGCCCCCAATGGAGACACCTATACCGGCAAAGCCTTGGCATATTCATTAGAGTTCTTTGATGCTGAAAATGGTGGGCGAGCTTCACTCAAGGTGCCACAGATTCTCATGGTGATCACGGATGGTGACGCTACCGACCCCAACAATCTGGCCGCACCATCTGTGGCACTGCGAGACAAAGGGATCAGTGTGTTCAGTATCGGCGTGGAAGGAGCAAACAGGGAACAGTTAGATACCATGGCTGGTCATGACACATCCAAAGTTTTCTATGTGGACAATTTCGACGCCCTGGAAACTCTCTACAAGAATATATCTCAAGTTCTCTGCAATTCCACCAAGCCAGGTAAGAAGAGTCACAGCACCTCGGTGGAAAGTAGCTGCACATACTTAAAGTTCAGATGCGATGCCTCAATTTGAAAGTagtaaaatacatgaaatatttgATACTTTATTCATATCTACCGACATACATGGCAAATTATCTGAGATAAGAAAATACCCAATGATCTAATAAAAGTTGAATGAAGATCTACAACTAAAGTCTAGAATAAATAACGAATTCGAATGAACTTGGAGAGTGCCAAATATATGGTATGCTTATTTATAACAGGATTGTGCAAAAACTAGTTTCACAATTTTCATCAAATCTGTTGGTGGTGTATGGCTATGGCAAAGGAAAGACCCAATTGTGGAGCGGATTCAGTAAATGGACAGATCCAGGAGGGCGTTAGCCTTGGCGGAGTTATATACCCATCTAGTAAATAATGTTGGcgttcctctcttcttttgcaGCTTGTGAAAAAGAGAAGGCTGACCTGGTCTTCCTAATTGATCAGTCTGGCAGCATCGGTTCACAGGATTACAACACCATGAAGATGTTCACCACTGAACTAGTGAACAGCTTCAATGTCAGTGAAGATTTAGTGCGTGTTGGCTTAGCCCAGTTCAGTGACACCTTTCAGCACGAGTTTTACCTGAACCAGTTCTACAGCGAGCAAGTCGTGACCAAGCACATCTTAGCTATGCAGCAGCTTGGCGGAGGAACCACCATCGGACGGGCCCTGGATTCCATCAGGGTTTATTTTGAGGCAGCGCAGGGCGGCCGTAGAAAAGAAGGGATCTCCCAGAATCTGGTGCTGATCACAGACGGCCAATCACAGGATGAAGTGCAAGATGCGGCCGATCGTCTCAGGGCTCTGGGGATTG
The sequence above is a segment of the Scophthalmus maximus strain ysfricsl-2021 chromosome 10, ASM2237912v1, whole genome shotgun sequence genome. Coding sequences within it:
- the col6a4a gene encoding collagen alpha-6(VI) chain isoform X2 gives rise to the protein MEGRRRLLLSLIFAACFYGNAAQTTDCTQEAVADIVFMVDGSWSIGTANFGQIRQFLYTLVNSFDVGPDQVRISLVQYSTTPRTEFLLNTYQNKENILEYISNLPYMGGGTQTGQGLDFMMKEHFVEAAGSRAGQKVPQIAVVITDGKSQDNVEHHAQDLKRKGIILYAIGIKDADEDQLKEIANEPHSQHVYSVSDFAALQGISQSIVQTLCTSVEEAKRQLLQLSQECAKASVADIVFLVDGSSSIGIPNFQAAQQFLSSVVTGLDIGPDKVRVGLAQYSDDPYQEFLLKDHMDKQSLLTEIATFPYRTGGTQTGKAIDFLIKRYFTAEAGSRASQRVPQIAVIITDGDSIDDVIEPAKRLRQHGVIVFAIGVGQADVKQLQSIASKPPERFLLTINSYQALVALKDVLLKTVCVSMEDQRQALAEKFSDIFFLLDSGVSAGEFQQVRSILVRLVNQLNVGGASNRLGFAQYGQDVKVEFFLNTFRTKEETLTAVKRLRQRKLQANEQRYLGSALKNASTQFFTSEAGSRADQGYRQYLVVVSGKDSDDPVHKSARRIKLQGVTVAGMSVGASMIEMRVISTAPYAYDSISNAVPVLKAVFEKQDQEATLTGDCKAAKLADIVFIVDESGSIGPANFQLVRTFLNSIVGGFEVSPTKVRVGIVLYNDEATAQVYLDTFDNKKELLNFIKILPYRGGGTKTGAALNFTRENVFIKKRGSRKDKGVQQVAVVITDGDSQDNVSQAAAELRRAGVTVYSVGVKDAKKAELAEMASHPPNKHVFTVGSFVELKSLEQSLQKIICLNVLHQTFTVGTRRTGIKEGCSQTDEADIFFLIDHSGSIYPSDFYDMKKFMIEFLHTFRIGPDHVRVGVAKYADSPNLEFDLTAYSDSTTLEKAVEGIKQKGGGTETGRALEFMGPHFDRAMATRGHKVPEFLVVITDGKSSDEVKVPAEKLRAQGVTVYAIGVKSADAEELREIAGDPKRTFFVNNFDALKPIKDDIITDICSQDACKDRPGDLVFLIDSSGSIYPQDYEKMKDFMKTVIGKSVIGQNEVHVGVMQFSTIQKIVFPLNSFYTKEEISKAIDNMQQIGGGTHTGEAITDVSQYFEPSRGGRPNLKQRLIVITDGEAQDEVKEPAAALRDKGVIIYAIGVEAANTTQLLEISGSPDKMYAERDFDALKDLENQLAFELCEPERDCKKTERADIIFLVDCSTSITDDKFKSMKKFMESIVNETTVGKDLTRFGVIRFSTVPKSVFTLNQYGSRREVSQAIAALNAPNGDTYTGKALAYSLEFFDAENGGRASLKVPQILMVITDGDATDPNNLAAPSVALRDKGISVFSIGVEGANREQLDTMAGHDTSKVFYVDNFDALETLYKNISQVLCNSTKPACEKEKADLVFLIDQSGSIGSQDYNTMKMFTTELVNSFNVSEDLVRVGLAQFSDTFQHEFYLNQFYSEQVVTKHILAMQQLGGGTTIGRALDSIRVYFEAAQGGRRKEGISQNLVLITDGQSQDEVQDAADRLRALGIEVFAIGIGAVHDQQLLQITESRERLFTVNNFGSLEKIKQKVLDTICKSKPIKETKSCTIDIAMGFDISRSPRAPAEKLISGHSKLQTFLPQIAHYVSSVPSLCCVGPEPIKTNIGYRVVSRDGRSLDDFSFEEYSEEVLRRVMDLNLTEPTYFNTALMKSFGEKFSTQSRAGVKVLVIFSDGLNEDVMKLEHESELLRQSGVSALLTVALEGARDSAQLQMVEFGRGFGYNLPLSIGMPSVGSTILKQIDSVSDRECCNVMCKCSGHEGVRGSRGPPGSKGPSGQKGFQGYPGDEGVAGERGGPGPSGPQGLQGCSGLRGQKGYRGLRGNRGEDGEDGLDGVNGEQGATGSDGGRGERGNPGNSGIPGIRGEAGLKGQRGLRGDPGEPGADNNTPGSRGQPGNPGLPGVPGQDGRPGESGIVGNPGPDGRRGSLGDKGAPGNPGDAGVPGSPGASGPQGPRGVRGQPGPRGIAGLPGPQGGPGSAGAPGPAGRRGANGQKGQPGDPGAKGVPGSLGPRGMAGEDGRDGHGPAGPKGGKGDAGFPGYPGLQGEDGLQGPGGFPGPKGNQGRGGNSGLSGESGVGGEPGYPGHTGSRGPPGGKGMTECQLITYIRDNCVCSIDRSECPAYPTELVFGLDMSADVTPDAFETQRSALLSLLDGIAIAESNCPSGARVAVVGYSAYTKYLVRFQDYRRKKQLVESVQNIALERTSNRRQLAAAMRFVGQNVFKRVRAGAMMRKVAVFFSNGPSQDVNDLVSAVMEYRALNIVPAVVSLRNAPAISRALEADDSGNSMFTVLGRDMAADLRKVKNCAICYDPCRRSEECAFIQEQVKPQEVDVDLVMVVDSSREVQADEYAGVQQLLGSVVEQLAVSSQPRRTDNQARVAVVQQSGTQAPKVEFGLQTYQDHDVMRTHLIQNMQQQGGASALGQTLEFTLKEVLLKAGQPRRKRVLLTVVGTETAYADRAKLRYVSQKAKCEGVAVFVVTVGNRYSRAQVEALASPPVQQHVIHVGRLMAEEQGYARRFFRVFMSAVNKGLNSYPPPALKLSCDQLTGQEGGQIDGKGEAELEAELEVEMVEEAFQEQTGGQTLMGQLDVTEALFRGDGQGFVSRGNDPNILPMPQLNSFTTKDACFLGQDPGGCQNYTMLWFFDTEQNECSRFWYGGCGGNENRFVTQDDCESLCLTKS
- the col6a4a gene encoding collagen alpha-6(VI) chain isoform X1, whose amino-acid sequence is MEGRRRLLLSLIFAACFYGNAAQTTDCTQEAVADIVFMVDGSWSIGTANFGQIRQFLYTLVNSFDVGPDQVRISLVQYSTTPRTEFLLNTYQNKENILEYISNLPYMGGGTQTGQGLDFMMKEHFVEAAGSRAGQKVPQIAVVITDGKSQDNVEHHAQDLKRKGIILYAIGIKDADEDQLKEIANEPHSQHVYSVSDFAALQGISQSIVQTLCTSVEEAKRQLLQLSQECAKASVADIVFLVDGSSSIGIPNFQAAQQFLSSVVTGLDIGPDKVRVGLAQYSDDPYQEFLLKDHMDKQSLLTEIATFPYRTGGTQTGKAIDFLIKRYFTAEAGSRASQRVPQIAVIITDGDSIDDVIEPAKRLRQHGVIVFAIGVGQADVKQLQSIASKPPERFLLTINSYQALVALKDVLLKTVCVSMEDQRQALAEKFSDIFFLLDSGVSAGEFQQVRSILVRLVNQLNVGGASNRLGFAQYGQDVKVEFFLNTFRTKEETLTAVKRLRQRKLQANEQRYLGSALKNASTQFFTSEAGSRADQGYRQYLVVVSGKDSDDPVHKSARRIKLQGVTVAGMSVGASMIEMRVISTAPYAYDSISNAVPVLKAVFEKQDQEATLTGDCKAAKLADIVFIVDESGSIGPANFQLVRTFLNSIVGGFEVSPTKVRVGIVLYNDEATAQVYLDTFDNKKELLNFIKILPYRGGGTKTGAALNFTRENVFIKKRGSRKDKGVQQVAVVITDGDSQDNVSQAAAELRRAGVTVYSVGVKDAKKAELAEMASHPPNKHVFTVGSFVELKSLEQSLQKIICLNVLHQTFTVGTRRTGIKEGCSQTDEADIFFLIDHSGSIYPSDFYDMKKFMIEFLHTFRIGPDHVRVGVAKYADSPNLEFDLTAYSDSTTLEKAVEGIKQKGGGTETGRALEFMGPHFDRAMATRGHKVPEFLVVITDGKSSDEVKVPAEKLRAQGVTVYAIGVKSADAEELREIAGDPKRTFFVNNFDALKPIKDDIITDICSQDACKDRPGDLVFLIDSSGSIYPQDYEKMKDFMKTVIGKSVIGQNEVHVGVMQFSTIQKIVFPLNSFYTKEEISKAIDNMQQIGGGTHTGEAITDVSQYFEPSRGGRPNLKQRLIVITDGEAQDEVKEPAAALRDKGVIIYAIGVEAANTTQLLEISGSPDKMYAERDFDALKDLENQLAFELCEPERDCKKTERADIIFLVDCSTSITDDKFKSMKKFMESIVNETTVGKDLTRFGVIRFSTVPKSVFTLNQYGSRREVSQAIAALNAPNGDTYTGKALAYSLEFFDAENGGRASLKVPQILMVITDGDATDPNNLAAPSVALRDKGISVFSIGVEGANREQLDTMAGHDTSKVFYVDNFDALETLYKNISQVLCNSTKPACEKEKADLVFLIDQSGSIGSQDYNTMKMFTTELVNSFNVSEDLVRVGLAQFSDTFQHEFYLNQFYSEQVVTKHILAMQQLGGGTTIGRALDSIRVYFEAAQGGRRKEGISQNLVLITDGQSQDEVQDAADRLRALGIEVFAIGIGAVHDQQLLQITESRERLFTVNNFGSLEKIKQKVLDTICKSKPIKETKSCTIDIAMGFDISRSPRAPAEKLISGHSKLQTFLPQIAHYVSSVPSLCCVGPEPIKTNIGYRVVSRDGRSLDDFSFEEYSEEVLRRVMDLNLTEPTYFNTALMKSFGEKFSTQSRAGVKVLVIFSDGLNEDVMKLEHESELLRQSGVSALLTVALEGARDSAQLQMVEFGRGFGYNLPLSIGMPSVGSTILKQIDSVSDRECCNVMCKCSGHEGVRGSRGPPGSKGPSGQKGFQGYPGDEGVAGERGGPGPSGPQGLQGCSGLRGQKGYRGLRGNRGEDGEDGLDGVNGEQGATGSDGGRGERGNPGNSGIPGIRGEAGLKGQRGLRGDPGEPGADNNTPGSRGQPGNPGLPGVPGQDGRPGESGIVGNPGPDGRRGSLGDKGAPGNPGDAGVPGSPGASGPQGPRGVRGQPGPRGIAGLPGPQGGPGSAGAPGPAGRRGANGQKGQPGDPGAKGVPGSLGPRGMAGEDGRDGHGPAGPKGGKGDAGFPGYPGLQGEDGLQGPGGFPGPKGNQGRGGNSGLSGESGVGGEPGYPGHTGSRGPPGGKGMTECQLITYIRDNCVCSIDRSECPAYPTELVFGLDMSADVTPDAFETQRSALLSLLDGIAIAESNCPSGARVAVVGYSAYTKYLVRFQDYRRKKQLVESVQNIALERTSNRRQLAAAMRFVGQNVFKRVRAGAMMRKVAVFFSNGPSQDVNDLVSAVMEYRALNIVPAVVSLRNAPAISRALEADDSGNSMFTVLGRDMAADLRKVKNCAICYDPCRRSEECAFIQEQVKPQEVDVDLVMVVDSSREVQADEYAGVQQLLGSVVEQLAVSSQPRRTDNQARVAVVQQSGTQAPKVEFGLQTYQDHDVMRTHLIQNMQQQGGASALGQTLEFTLKEVLLKAGQPRRKRVLLTVVGTETAYADRAKLRYVSQKAKCEGVAVFVVTVGNRYSRAQVEALASPPVQQHVIHVGRLMAEEQGYARRFFRVFMSAVNKGLNSYPPPALKLSCDQLTGQEGGQIDGKGEAELEAELEVEMVEEAFQEQTGGQTLMGQLDVTEALFRGDGQGFVSRGNARCQLEADAGSQCSDSVHVWFYDPRVAACSPFWYGGCGGNANRFNTEAECVRTCGSDNPNILPMPQLNSFTTKDACFLGQDPGGCQNYTMLWFFDTEQNECSRFWYGGCGGNENRFVTQDDCESLCLTKS